One region of Populus trichocarpa isolate Nisqually-1 chromosome 4, P.trichocarpa_v4.1, whole genome shotgun sequence genomic DNA includes:
- the LOC7470211 gene encoding senescence-specific cysteine protease SAG12 isoform X1 has translation MAAKKCNTRIFLPFLLILAAWATKIACRPLDEQEYMLKRHEEWMAQHGRVYGDMKEKEKRYLIFKENIERIEAFNNGSDRGYKLGVNKFADLTNEEFRAMYHGYKRQSSKLMSSSFRYENLSDIPTSMDWRNDGAVTPVKDQGTCGCCWAFSTVAAIEGIIKLQTGNLISLSEQQLVDCTAGNKGCQGGLMDTAFQYIIRNGGLTSEDNYPYQGVDGTCSSEKAASTEAQITGYEDVPQNNENALLQAVAKQPVSVAVDGGGNDFRFYKSGVFEGDCGTNLNHGVTAIGYGTDSDGTDYWLVKNSWGTSWGENGYMRMRRGIDSSEGLCGVAMDASYPTA, from the exons ATGGCCGCAAAAAAATGCAATACTCGTATTTTTCTGCCATTTCTCCTTATTTTAGCTGCATGGGCAACAAAAATAGCTTGTCGTCCTCTTGATGAGCAGGAATATATGTTGAAGAGGCATGAAGAATGGATGGCTCAACATGGACGTGTCTATGGAGAcatgaaagagaaggagaaacgatacttgatttttaaggaaaatattGAACGTATAGAAGCATTTAACAACGGTTCTGACCGCGGATACAAGCTTGGTGTGAACAAATTCGCAGACTTGACCAATGAAGAATTTCGTGCTATGTATCATGGGTACAAGAGACAATCATCCAAATTGATGTCTTCATCATTTAGATATGAAAATCTAAGTGACATACCAACTTCAATGGATTGGAGAAATGATGGTGCAGTCACCCCAGTTAAAGACCAAGGCACTTGTG GGTGTTGCTGGGCATTTTCCACAGTGGCAGCAATAGAGGGAATTATAAAGCTTCAGACAGGTAACTTAATATCATTATCAGAGCAACAGCTTGTGGACTGTACTGCTGGAAATAAAGGCTGTCAAGGTGGTCTCATGGACACTGCTTTCCAATATATTATACGAAACGGAGGGCTAACAAGTGAAGATAATTACCCCTACCAAGGAGTAGATGGCACTTGCAGTAGCGAGAAGGCAGCATCTACTGAAGCACAAATAACTGGGTATGAAGACGTGCCACAGAATAATGAAAACGCTCTCCTGCAGGCTGTGGCCAAACAGCCAGTATCTGTCGCTGTTGACGGTGGTGGGAACGATTTCCGGTTTTATAAAAGTGGTGTCTTCGAAGGGGATTGTGGGACAAACCTAAACCATGGGGTTACTGCAATTGGATATGGTACTGACAGTGATGGGACTGATTATTGGTTGGTAAAGAATTCGTGGGGAACCAGTTGGGGTGAAAATGGGTATATGAGGATGCGAAGAGGCATCGATTCAAGCGAAGGCCTATGTGGTGTTGCAATGGATGCTTCTTATCCAACTGCATGA
- the LOC7470211 gene encoding senescence-specific cysteine protease SAG12 isoform X8: MAAKKCNTRIFLPFLLILAAWATKIACRPLDEQEYMLKRHEEWMAQHGRVYGDMKEKEKRYLIFKENIERIEAFNNGSDRGYKLGVNKFADLTNEEFRAMYHGYKRQSSKLMSSSFRYENLSDIPTSMDWRNDGAVTPVKDQGTCGCCWAFSAVAAIEGIIKLKTGNLISLSEQQLVNRDVGNKGCHGGLMDTAFQYIIRNEGLTSEDNYPYQGVDGTCSSEKATSIAAEITGDENVPKNNENALLQAVAKQPVSVGVDGGGNDFQFYKSGVFNGDCGTQQNHAVTAIGYGTDSDGTDYWLVKNSWGTSWGESGYTRMQRGIGASEGLYGVAMDASYPTA; the protein is encoded by the exons ATGGCCGCAAAAAAATGCAATACTCGTATTTTTCTGCCATTTCTCCTTATTTTAGCTGCATGGGCAACAAAAATAGCTTGTCGTCCTCTTGATGAGCAGGAATATATGTTGAAGAGGCATGAAGAATGGATGGCTCAACATGGACGTGTCTATGGAGAcatgaaagagaaggagaaacgatacttgatttttaaggaaaatattGAACGTATAGAAGCATTTAACAACGGTTCTGACCGCGGATACAAGCTTGGTGTGAACAAATTCGCAGACTTGACCAATGAAGAATTTCGTGCTATGTATCATGGGTACAAGAGACAATCATCCAAATTGATGTCTTCATCATTTAGATATGAAAATCTAAGTGACATACCAACTTCAATGGATTGGAGAAATGATGGTGCAGTCACCCCAGTTAAAGACCAAGGCACTTGTG GATGTTGCTGGGCATTTTCCGCAGTGGCAGCAATAGAAGGAATTATAAAGCTTAAGACAGGTAACTTAATATCATTATCAGAGCAACAGCTTGTGAACCGTGATGTTGGAAATAAAGGCTGTCACGGTGGTCTCATGGACACTGCTTTCCAATATATTATACGAAACGAAGGGCTAACAAGTGAAGATAATTACCCCTACCAAGGAGTAGATGGCACTTGCAGTAGCGAGAAGGCAACATCTATTGCAGCAGAAATTACAGGGGATGAAAACGTGCCAAAGAATAATGAAAACGCTCTCCTGCAAGCTGTGGCCAAACAGCCAGTATCTGTTGGTGTTGACGGTGGTGGGAACGATTTCCAGTTTTATAAAAGTGGTGTCTTCAATGGGGATTGTGGGACACAGCAAAACCACGCGGTTACTGCAATTGGATATGGTACTGACAGTGATGGGACTGATTATTGGTTGGTGAAGAATTCATGGGGAACCAGTTGGGGTGAAAGTGGGTATACGAGGATGCAAAGAGGCATCGGTGCAAGCGAAGGGCTATATGGCGTTGCCATGGATGCTTCTTATCCAACTGCATGA